From the genome of Hymenobacter cellulosilyticus, one region includes:
- a CDS encoding Atg14 domain-containing protein: protein MANPDFTQLGGSTEAERRSFWSRPEGVLGLVVLAGLVGTGLFYFNEVVKFLIEVAQNTLHLAFLLGALGVLIFLVTSRDIRTGLFFLFKTLMRKITGLIIQLDPIAILKIYIEDLKQKRQKMQAQIDTLAGQLVKLNKKINENNEEIKQKFAEANKATSMAAKPGMKEAAQLATIEGAGLQQMNEKLLPLQRNIKMVLAFMEKVNQSADYIIKETEIKVRLKEVEYKIVKESSNALRTAVSIFKGDPDKKFYFDESMEYIQDDMSQKLGEMKRAMDMSMDFINSVDVQNGILSDKGEAMLQAYNQGEFKLVTLDTKPEIPAPSSSEPYPAKDAGYRDLLN, encoded by the coding sequence ATGGCAAATCCTGACTTTACGCAGCTTGGCGGCTCCACGGAGGCCGAGCGACGCTCCTTCTGGTCGCGCCCCGAGGGCGTGCTGGGCCTGGTGGTACTGGCCGGGCTGGTCGGCACGGGCCTGTTTTACTTTAATGAGGTGGTCAAGTTTCTCATTGAGGTAGCGCAGAATACGTTGCACCTGGCTTTTTTGCTGGGCGCGCTCGGCGTGCTCATCTTTCTGGTGACCAGCCGCGACATCCGCACCGGGCTGTTCTTTCTCTTCAAGACCCTGATGCGCAAGATTACCGGGCTCATCATTCAGCTCGACCCCATTGCCATTCTCAAAATCTACATCGAGGATCTCAAGCAGAAGCGCCAGAAGATGCAGGCCCAGATTGATACCCTGGCCGGGCAGCTGGTGAAGCTCAATAAGAAGATCAACGAGAACAACGAGGAAATCAAGCAGAAATTCGCCGAGGCTAACAAGGCCACCAGCATGGCCGCCAAGCCCGGCATGAAGGAAGCCGCCCAGCTGGCCACCATCGAGGGCGCGGGTCTGCAGCAGATGAACGAGAAGCTGCTGCCGTTGCAGCGCAACATCAAGATGGTGCTGGCCTTCATGGAAAAGGTAAACCAGAGCGCCGACTACATCATCAAGGAAACCGAAATCAAGGTGCGCCTGAAGGAAGTCGAGTACAAGATTGTAAAGGAAAGCTCGAACGCGCTGCGCACGGCCGTGAGCATCTTCAAGGGCGACCCGGATAAGAAGTTTTACTTCGACGAGTCGATGGAATACATCCAGGACGACATGAGCCAGAAGCTGGGCGAAATGAAGCGGGCCATGGATATGTCGATGGACTTTATCAACTCCGTGGACGTGCAGAACGGCATCCTCTCCGATAAGGGCGAGGCCATGCTGCAGGCCTACAACCAGGGCGAGTTCAAGCTCGTGACCCTCGACACCAAGCCCGAAATACCGGCCCCCAGCAGCTCGGAGCCTTACCCCGCCAAAGACGCCGGCTACCGCGACCTACTGAACTAA
- a CDS encoding helix-turn-helix transcriptional regulator, which produces MARPMRVATTPHYLALIRAGLGLTQEQLAGALGVSRHLVTKIEAGQRVLPPAAGIILAWLTQALPLPGPPAPPAPLAATELLPLQARAAAVQYEIQQLTRRLERGQARAQRALNWLRAAPKLLATLPRMMPSATVCG; this is translated from the coding sequence ATGGCCCGTCCGATGCGCGTAGCCACCACCCCGCACTACCTGGCTCTTATCCGCGCCGGTCTGGGCCTTACCCAGGAACAACTGGCCGGGGCCCTGGGCGTGTCGCGCCACCTGGTCACGAAGATAGAAGCCGGGCAACGGGTATTGCCGCCTGCGGCCGGAATAATTTTAGCCTGGCTAACCCAGGCCCTGCCGCTGCCCGGTCCGCCCGCACCGCCTGCGCCACTGGCGGCAACTGAACTGCTCCCGCTGCAGGCCCGGGCCGCGGCCGTGCAGTATGAAATCCAGCAGCTCACCCGGCGGCTGGAGAGGGGGCAGGCCCGGGCCCAGCGCGCCCTCAACTGGCTACGGGCTGCTCCGAAGCTGCTGGCTACGCTGCCCCGGATGATGCCGAGCGCCACCGTCTGTGGGTAG
- a CDS encoding carboxypeptidase-like regulatory domain-containing protein, whose translation MAGRNKPAAAGVLAPARPTRNSAAGRRGPWPDPNPTILRLRIYDPGTGQGLGFAAIQLWSSAGTLLHAAQAEADGTLQLPLPAADTLRLLVQVPGYHNAEELIRPGTAAGTLAIPLRPGPSNCP comes from the coding sequence GTGGCTGGCCGCAATAAGCCTGCCGCTGCTGGCGTCCTCGCCCCTGCCCGCCCGACCCGTAACAGCGCGGCCGGCCGTCGTGGCCCCTGGCCCGACCCTAACCCTACCATCCTGCGTCTCCGCATCTACGACCCGGGCACGGGCCAAGGTCTGGGCTTTGCGGCCATACAGCTCTGGTCGTCGGCAGGCACCTTGCTGCACGCCGCCCAAGCCGAAGCCGACGGTACCTTGCAGCTGCCCCTGCCGGCCGCCGACACGCTACGCCTGCTCGTGCAGGTGCCCGGTTACCATAATGCCGAAGAACTTATTCGTCCCGGAACTGCTGCCGGCACCTTGGCTATTCCCCTGCGGCCCGGCCCATCGAATTGCCCGTAG
- a CDS encoding energy transducer TonB has product MRHLLFCSTLLLGTLLAPTRAAGQSSARTYYTSASRPTTAPDSAAYYTVVRKQGVGGSITTYRPDGRRLHQQRYSQLQVGRRQGLSTEWDAGTGRRVASYPYSQGHLHGVAQAWYPSGRLRWQLSYQRGQRHGTLRAWHPSGRLLRADTYRAGQRIGGHCYTRAGRDTTWFAFERPAQFPGGPVALQQWLSTHIRYPALALRNQVEGNVWARFVVDAHGQLVDGAIVKGIGAGTDEEVLRLLRSMPAWKPAVVAGQPVAVTYTLPIEFRLL; this is encoded by the coding sequence ATGCGCCATCTTCTTTTTTGCAGCACGCTGCTCCTGGGTACTCTGTTGGCTCCCACCCGGGCCGCCGGGCAGTCGTCGGCCCGCACGTACTATACCAGTGCGAGCCGCCCCACTACCGCCCCCGACTCGGCCGCCTACTACACCGTCGTGCGTAAACAGGGCGTTGGGGGCAGCATTACCACCTACCGGCCCGATGGGCGGCGCCTGCACCAGCAGCGCTATAGTCAGCTCCAGGTTGGCCGGCGCCAGGGTCTCAGCACCGAGTGGGATGCCGGCACCGGGCGGCGCGTGGCCAGCTACCCCTACAGCCAGGGCCACCTACACGGCGTGGCGCAAGCCTGGTACCCGAGTGGGCGGTTGCGGTGGCAGCTCTCGTACCAGCGGGGGCAGCGGCACGGTACTCTTCGGGCCTGGCATCCATCGGGCCGACTGCTGCGCGCGGACACCTACCGGGCCGGGCAGCGCATCGGTGGCCACTGCTACACCCGCGCTGGCCGCGACACGACGTGGTTTGCCTTCGAGCGGCCCGCCCAGTTTCCCGGCGGCCCCGTTGCGCTGCAGCAATGGCTGAGTACGCATATCCGGTATCCGGCCCTAGCCCTGCGCAATCAGGTAGAAGGCAATGTCTGGGCCCGATTCGTAGTCGATGCGCACGGGCAGCTAGTCGATGGTGCTATTGTCAAGGGTATCGGCGCCGGTACGGATGAGGAAGTGCTGCGGCTGCTGCGGAGTATGCCGGCCTGGAAGCCGGCCGTAGTGGCCGGGCAACCCGTGGCCGTGACCTACACGTTGCCCATCGAGTTCCGCCTCCTGTGA
- a CDS encoding RidA family protein — MEKRIINPWQWQNARGYAQAVEVTQVAGTLYCAGQAAVHPDGSSSTDDMRSQLLLAIENLEQVISQAGYDCQGIVRLNVYTTSSAELFACFDVFQAWINKHGIQQASTLFEVPSLFETLKVELEATVVR; from the coding sequence ATGGAAAAACGCATCATCAACCCCTGGCAGTGGCAGAACGCGCGCGGCTACGCGCAGGCCGTGGAAGTAACCCAGGTAGCTGGCACGCTCTATTGCGCCGGCCAGGCCGCGGTGCATCCCGATGGCAGCTCCAGCACCGACGACATGAGAAGCCAACTACTGCTGGCCATCGAGAACCTGGAGCAGGTAATCAGCCAGGCCGGCTACGACTGCCAGGGCATCGTGCGGCTGAATGTCTACACCACTTCCTCGGCCGAGCTTTTCGCTTGCTTCGACGTTTTTCAGGCCTGGATAAACAAGCACGGCATTCAGCAAGCCAGCACACTGTTTGAAGTCCCGAGCCTGTTTGAAACCCTGAAAGTAGAGCTGGAGGCTACGGTCGTCCGGTAG
- a CDS encoding Crp/Fnr family transcriptional regulator, with protein sequence MANPLRTHLEKVVAFTDAEFEFVHSHFTRRRYKKHQFLVQEGELVPYAYFIVSGLVKLGYTDAAGKQHIISFAMEDWWESDFQAFYTQTRATLTLDCLEDTEVLCLSFANYQKLRTDLHKMEHFFLEKSNGGHIAAQRRILSLLTTNARERYEQVVQQFPSLLQRVPKTLLAAYLGVSRETLSRLSS encoded by the coding sequence ATGGCCAATCCGCTAAGAACTCACCTCGAAAAAGTAGTAGCGTTTACCGATGCTGAATTTGAGTTTGTCCATTCACACTTTACTCGCCGCCGGTATAAGAAGCACCAGTTCCTGGTTCAGGAAGGCGAGTTGGTACCCTACGCCTACTTCATCGTTTCGGGGCTGGTGAAGCTGGGGTATACCGACGCGGCGGGCAAGCAGCATATCATTTCCTTCGCCATGGAAGACTGGTGGGAAAGCGACTTTCAGGCCTTCTACACCCAAACCCGGGCTACGCTGACGCTGGATTGTCTGGAAGACACGGAGGTGCTGTGCCTGTCCTTCGCGAACTACCAAAAACTGCGCACCGACCTGCACAAGATGGAGCACTTCTTTCTGGAGAAATCAAACGGTGGCCATATTGCTGCCCAGCGGCGCATCCTGTCCTTGCTTACCACCAATGCCAGGGAGCGGTACGAGCAGGTAGTGCAGCAATTCCCATCCCTCCTGCAACGGGTACCGAAAACTCTACTGGCAGCCTACCTGGGCGTGTCGCGCGAAACCCTGAGCCGGCTCTCTTCTTAG
- a CDS encoding T9SS type A sorting domain-containing protein, producing MRTQHFITERSTDGRTFTAFGQLIAAAGSSQTERRYTAFDPAPPARQVYYRIRQVDTDGATSFTPILLVQTQPPSTLTLPVGAYPTPVLRGQRLHTALPAGTALQIHDLLGRSVPVSTVPAANGTLDVDTHSLSAGVYLLAVPGGPAQRLVVQE from the coding sequence GTGCGTACCCAGCACTTCATCACCGAGCGCAGCACCGATGGCCGCACGTTTACCGCTTTCGGCCAGCTAATTGCCGCGGCCGGCTCCAGCCAGACCGAGCGGCGCTACACTGCCTTCGACCCCGCTCCACCCGCCCGGCAGGTGTACTACCGCATCCGCCAGGTGGATACCGATGGAGCAACGAGCTTTACCCCCATCCTACTGGTGCAAACTCAGCCTCCCAGTACCCTGACCCTGCCCGTGGGCGCTTACCCCACGCCCGTGCTGCGGGGCCAGCGCCTACACACGGCGCTGCCGGCCGGCACGGCCTTGCAGATTCACGACCTGCTGGGCCGTAGTGTGCCCGTTTCGACAGTACCCGCTGCCAATGGCACCCTGGATGTGGATACGCACAGCTTATCAGCCGGGGTATACCTGCTGGCCGTGCCAGGCGGCCCGGCCCAGCGCCTGGTGGTGCAGGAGTAA
- a CDS encoding Gfo/Idh/MocA family protein, producing the protein MSNLPNPAPACDPSRRQFIAQTGRGLLAVGVAGTLGNLPAAAAPITDQAADLVLQSGPTDVKLPEINAKTEPKGTSIPNPQPVDQRVGYAVVGLGHLTLEELLPALSQCKKSKLVALVSGDADKMSKVARQYGISPQNCYSYQTYDNLKDNPAVDVIYIVLPNSMHAEYTIRGARAGKHILCEKPMANTAKECEQMIEACQKAGKKLMIAYRIQYEPMNRKVQEMVRSNAFGKTKIIEATNTQNQGPPDQWRHKKALAGGGALPDIGLYCLNTVRFLLGEEPAEVAAHMYSTPNDPRFKEIEENMLFTLRFPSGVLANCVTGYGSYTSKRYRVQAETGWIQMDPAFSYHGLKLEQAHAPDGNEQKAQINLGEKNQFALEMDHFSDCVKNNKTPYTPGEEGLQDQRIMEALYQSARNGGKPVKLKNETAKLDAFRGTPPTEGQS; encoded by the coding sequence ATGAGCAACTTACCCAACCCGGCGCCGGCCTGCGACCCGTCGCGCCGCCAATTCATTGCCCAAACCGGGCGCGGGCTGCTGGCTGTGGGCGTGGCCGGCACACTCGGAAACCTGCCTGCCGCGGCTGCCCCAATTACTGACCAGGCCGCCGACCTAGTGCTGCAGTCGGGCCCGACCGACGTGAAGCTGCCCGAAATCAATGCTAAAACCGAGCCCAAGGGTACCAGCATTCCCAACCCCCAGCCCGTAGATCAGCGGGTGGGCTACGCCGTGGTGGGCCTGGGCCACCTTACTCTGGAAGAGCTGCTGCCGGCCCTGTCGCAGTGTAAGAAGTCGAAGCTGGTAGCCCTGGTCAGCGGCGACGCCGACAAGATGAGCAAGGTGGCCCGGCAGTACGGCATTTCGCCCCAGAACTGCTACAGCTACCAGACCTACGACAACCTCAAGGACAACCCTGCCGTCGACGTGATTTACATCGTGCTGCCCAACTCCATGCACGCCGAGTACACCATTCGTGGGGCCAGGGCCGGCAAGCACATTCTCTGCGAAAAGCCCATGGCCAACACCGCCAAGGAGTGCGAGCAGATGATTGAGGCCTGCCAGAAAGCCGGCAAAAAGCTCATGATTGCCTACCGCATTCAGTACGAGCCCATGAACCGCAAGGTGCAGGAGATGGTGCGCAGCAACGCCTTCGGCAAAACCAAGATCATTGAGGCCACCAACACCCAGAACCAGGGCCCTCCGGACCAGTGGCGGCACAAGAAAGCTCTGGCCGGTGGCGGCGCCCTGCCCGATATTGGCCTGTACTGCCTCAACACGGTGCGCTTCCTGCTCGGCGAGGAGCCTGCTGAGGTAGCAGCCCATATGTACAGTACTCCCAATGACCCGCGCTTCAAGGAAATCGAAGAGAACATGCTCTTTACCCTGCGCTTTCCCAGCGGGGTGCTGGCCAACTGCGTCACGGGCTACGGCAGCTACACCTCCAAGCGCTACCGGGTGCAGGCCGAAACCGGCTGGATTCAGATGGACCCGGCCTTCAGCTACCACGGTTTGAAGCTGGAGCAGGCCCACGCCCCCGACGGCAACGAGCAGAAGGCCCAGATCAACCTGGGTGAGAAAAACCAGTTTGCCCTGGAAATGGACCACTTCTCCGACTGCGTCAAGAACAACAAGACGCCCTACACGCCCGGCGAAGAAGGCCTGCAGGACCAGCGCATCATGGAGGCCCTGTACCAGTCGGCCCGCAACGGCGGCAAGCCGGTAAAGCTGAAGAATGAAACCGCCAAGCTCGACGCCTTCCGCGGCACCCCGCCCACCGAAGGACAGAGCTAA
- a CDS encoding S8/S53 family peptidase, whose product MLRELGISKGLTFQALPIAGVLATAAQVEALAQNPQVKSIYYNKRLTYYNFDDTNLTGVKRLRADKDLTARNNGLPVSGKGIGVLINDSGVDGTHDDIKLGTHLVQNTLGSTNLNAYDAMLPVTYLEGVPNTDTNSGHGTHCAGTVGGNGTRSGGKYEGVAPGASLLGYGSGGALLVLDAIGGFDYALTHQYQYNIRVISNSFGTSGDFDPAAPINLVTKKCYDRGMVVVFAAGNDGPGADTHNPYAIAPWTISVGAGDRFGRLADFSSRGVKGEGGTFVADGETWKYANQPVVVAPGVDVVSTRAVAPVSTLGAQMDAELLAPAHVPFYTHMSGTSMATPHVAGVVALILEAKPSLSPAQVRELLEKTATNMPGRETWEVGAGYVNAYAAVDKAFRDTNFGATVNATRTFNSSVNFLTNTQDFSLDYSPLPTSANELTFSVAPGTNSLEAKVSAAGLLGQTGNPVNLILLDPNGVEYRSGVPVLFAQTYDRSVAVAAPAPGTWTLKAEGLQGLALPETLTGKISQVVANGTSGLGDIVGHPAEAAIKMAVAARLIDGVSGGFRPNDLLRRIQLADYLMMGQAGRQYLPTTGAATFTDVTGSQVLLAEAVTAKGAALRDRFQQYNGMMRPTAPGQFSANGTVDRTTLAYALVQALGLQEVALARTGKPVTVKADGKDIAVDDAAKIPAGMEGYVSVALELNLINAYYSLSQGPFDLQPKLHATFKPTQNVTRADFAVIVTRTFPQWEALTQPVAGAAQTTSTSGTVATLATQEALSAYPNPFSGSTTLSYTLPQAGFVSVEIYNLMGKKVKSVVAEQMNAGYHEVKVDGSSLSRGTYLFTVKAGGQTSSQRLVVQ is encoded by the coding sequence TTGCTGCGGGAGCTGGGTATTAGCAAGGGCCTCACCTTTCAGGCCCTGCCCATTGCCGGCGTGTTGGCTACGGCAGCTCAGGTAGAGGCTTTGGCCCAGAACCCCCAGGTTAAATCCATTTACTACAACAAGCGCCTGACTTACTACAACTTCGACGACACCAACCTGACCGGGGTGAAGCGCCTGCGCGCCGATAAGGACCTGACCGCCCGCAATAACGGCCTGCCGGTGTCGGGCAAGGGCATTGGTGTTCTCATCAACGACAGCGGCGTAGATGGCACCCACGACGACATCAAGCTGGGCACCCACCTGGTGCAGAACACGCTGGGCAGCACCAACCTGAACGCCTACGACGCCATGCTACCGGTAACCTACCTGGAAGGCGTGCCCAACACCGATACCAACTCGGGCCACGGCACCCACTGCGCCGGCACCGTGGGCGGCAACGGCACCCGTTCGGGCGGTAAGTACGAAGGCGTGGCGCCGGGCGCTTCGCTGCTGGGCTACGGCTCGGGCGGAGCCCTGCTCGTGCTCGACGCCATCGGCGGCTTCGATTACGCCCTGACCCACCAGTACCAGTACAACATCCGGGTTATCAGCAACTCATTCGGCACCAGCGGCGACTTCGACCCGGCGGCGCCCATCAACCTGGTAACCAAAAAGTGCTACGACCGGGGCATGGTAGTGGTATTTGCTGCCGGCAACGACGGCCCCGGCGCGGATACCCATAACCCCTACGCCATTGCGCCCTGGACTATTTCGGTGGGCGCCGGGGACCGGTTTGGCCGCCTGGCCGACTTTTCCTCGCGCGGCGTAAAAGGCGAAGGCGGTACGTTTGTGGCCGACGGGGAAACCTGGAAATACGCCAACCAGCCCGTCGTTGTGGCTCCCGGCGTCGACGTGGTTTCGACCCGGGCGGTGGCTCCGGTTTCGACCCTGGGTGCCCAGATGGACGCCGAGCTGCTAGCCCCGGCCCACGTGCCGTTCTATACCCACATGAGCGGCACTTCCATGGCCACGCCTCACGTGGCTGGCGTAGTAGCCCTGATTCTGGAAGCCAAGCCTTCGTTGTCGCCGGCCCAGGTGCGGGAGTTGCTGGAGAAAACCGCCACCAACATGCCCGGCCGCGAAACCTGGGAAGTAGGAGCCGGCTACGTGAATGCCTACGCTGCCGTGGATAAAGCCTTCCGCGACACCAACTTCGGCGCTACCGTCAACGCGACACGCACCTTTAACAGCAGCGTCAACTTCCTGACCAACACCCAGGACTTCAGCCTCGACTACAGCCCGCTGCCAACCTCTGCCAACGAGCTTACTTTCTCGGTGGCGCCGGGCACCAACAGCCTGGAAGCCAAGGTAAGCGCCGCGGGCCTGCTGGGTCAGACCGGTAACCCCGTCAATCTGATTCTGCTCGACCCCAATGGCGTAGAGTACCGCTCGGGTGTTCCGGTGCTTTTTGCTCAGACCTATGACCGCAGCGTAGCCGTGGCTGCGCCCGCGCCCGGCACCTGGACGCTGAAAGCCGAAGGCCTGCAGGGCCTGGCCCTGCCCGAAACCCTGACCGGTAAGATTTCCCAGGTGGTGGCCAATGGCACAAGCGGCCTGGGCGACATCGTGGGCCATCCGGCCGAAGCGGCTATTAAGATGGCCGTGGCCGCCCGCCTCATCGACGGTGTAAGCGGCGGTTTCCGCCCCAACGACTTGCTGCGCCGCATTCAGCTGGCCGATTACTTGATGATGGGCCAGGCCGGCCGCCAGTATCTGCCCACCACTGGCGCTGCCACGTTTACCGACGTGACCGGCAGCCAGGTGCTGTTGGCCGAGGCCGTAACGGCCAAGGGCGCTGCCCTGCGCGACCGGTTCCAGCAATATAACGGCATGATGCGCCCCACCGCGCCGGGCCAGTTCTCGGCCAATGGTACCGTGGACCGCACCACGCTGGCCTACGCTCTGGTGCAGGCTTTGGGCCTGCAAGAAGTGGCGCTGGCCCGCACCGGCAAGCCCGTGACAGTGAAAGCCGACGGCAAGGACATTGCCGTGGATGACGCGGCCAAGATTCCGGCCGGAATGGAAGGCTACGTGAGCGTGGCCCTGGAGCTGAACCTGATTAACGCCTACTACTCCCTGAGCCAGGGCCCGTTTGACCTGCAGCCCAAGCTGCACGCTACCTTCAAGCCCACCCAGAACGTGACCCGCGCCGATTTCGCCGTGATTGTGACCCGCACCTTCCCGCAGTGGGAGGCTCTCACCCAGCCCGTGGCCGGCGCTGCGCAAACCACCTCGACCAGCGGCACGGTAGCTACCCTGGCCACGCAGGAGGCTTTGAGTGCTTACCCCAACCCCTTCTCGGGCAGCACCACGCTGAGCTACACCCTGCCCCAGGCTGGCTTTGTGTCAGTTGAAATCTACAACCTGATGGGCAAGAAAGTGAAGTCGGTAGTGGCCGAGCAGATGAACGCCGGCTACCACGAGGTGAAAGTGGACGGCAGCAGCTTGTCGCGCGGCACCTACCTGTTCACGGTGAAAGCTGGCGGCCAAACGTCTTCCCAGCGCTTGGTAGTGCAGTAA
- a CDS encoding serpin family protein → MNLTHSSSWLGLLTGSLLLFTACQKEDAAPAADDSNEPVLRALTDTEAKTVNSSNDFAFRSFAALHEQANGANVFMSPLSISSALTMVYNGADGTTKEAMRQTLGFQPQTDQQINQAYQSLTTLLRGMDKRVTFGSANSIWYNQQYQLQLPFVQTNAQYFDATVRGMDFGAASTAETINAWVREKTQGKIDGIVEGTSADQVMILVNAIYFKGAWAHAFDKALTRPAAFTRADGTTATVDFMTQSNGQYGYYQDADRRVIDIPYGNGQYSLTVVVPQGNATVKDVVRSLNGAQLTTWLAAAKPSSWTLRLPRFKMQYKKELGAMLAQLGMGEAFSSQANFSRMLSNSSARLAISEVQHKTYLDVNEEGTEAAAVTSVGVINTSVPPVVSVDRACVFLIREKSTNAILFMGQLMNP, encoded by the coding sequence ATGAACCTTACCCATTCCTCTTCCTGGCTGGGCCTGCTGACCGGCAGCCTGCTGCTATTCACGGCCTGCCAAAAAGAAGATGCTGCCCCCGCTGCCGACGACAGCAACGAGCCCGTGCTGCGGGCTCTGACCGACACCGAAGCCAAGACGGTGAACAGCTCCAATGACTTTGCCTTCCGCTCGTTTGCCGCCCTGCACGAGCAAGCCAACGGGGCCAACGTCTTTATGTCGCCGCTAAGCATTTCGTCGGCCCTGACCATGGTGTACAACGGTGCCGACGGCACCACCAAGGAAGCCATGCGCCAGACGCTGGGCTTCCAGCCCCAGACCGACCAGCAAATCAACCAGGCTTACCAGTCGCTCACGACGCTGCTGCGCGGCATGGACAAGCGCGTGACCTTCGGCTCGGCCAACTCCATCTGGTATAATCAGCAGTATCAGTTGCAGCTGCCGTTTGTGCAAACCAACGCCCAGTATTTCGATGCCACCGTGCGGGGCATGGACTTTGGGGCCGCCTCGACGGCGGAAACGATAAACGCCTGGGTGCGCGAAAAAACCCAGGGCAAAATTGACGGCATTGTGGAGGGTACCAGCGCCGACCAGGTTATGATTCTGGTCAACGCCATCTACTTCAAGGGTGCCTGGGCCCATGCTTTCGACAAGGCCCTGACCCGGCCGGCCGCCTTCACCCGCGCCGACGGCACCACCGCCACGGTTGACTTCATGACTCAGTCTAACGGGCAGTATGGTTACTACCAGGACGCCGACCGCCGGGTAATCGACATTCCCTACGGCAACGGGCAATACAGCCTGACGGTAGTCGTGCCGCAGGGCAACGCGACGGTCAAGGATGTAGTGCGCAGCCTGAACGGCGCGCAGCTTACTACCTGGCTGGCGGCGGCCAAGCCTAGTAGCTGGACCCTGCGCCTGCCCCGCTTTAAGATGCAGTACAAGAAAGAGCTAGGCGCCATGCTGGCTCAGCTCGGCATGGGGGAGGCATTTTCCAGCCAGGCCAACTTTAGCCGGATGCTGAGCAACTCATCGGCCCGGCTGGCCATCAGTGAAGTGCAGCACAAAACGTACCTGGACGTAAACGAGGAAGGAACCGAAGCCGCCGCCGTCACTTCGGTGGGCGTCATCAATACCTCGGTGCCGCCCGTCGTAAGCGTAGACCGCGCCTGCGTTTTCCTGATTCGGGAAAAATCGACCAACGCCATCCTCTTTATGGGGCAGCTGATGAACCCCTAA
- the blaOXA gene encoding class D beta-lactamase — MRHLLFLRFAGLLVLALLMGSTTRSPAVKERDFGAYFAAYGLRGSFLVLDAATRQFMAYDVARCRQGFLPASTFKIPNTLIGLETGVVRDTAEVFRWDGVTRSFPQWNRDMSFAQALRVSCVPCYQQLARRVGAERYQQWLPRLRFGSMRVTPASVDTFWLTGPSRITQFEQIDFLQRLQRGKLPVARRTQDLTKNMLILSRGPGWVLRGKTGWTMQQGHDNGWFVGWVEQNGKAYFFALNAEPADGKPATAQFVQGRRAITEQILQREFGLLAGPAK, encoded by the coding sequence GTGCGACACCTCCTGTTTTTACGTTTTGCTGGCCTGCTGGTGCTGGCGTTGCTCATGGGCTCGACCACTCGTAGCCCGGCCGTGAAGGAGCGGGACTTTGGGGCGTATTTCGCGGCCTATGGGCTGCGGGGCTCCTTCCTGGTGCTGGACGCGGCCACCCGGCAATTCATGGCCTACGACGTGGCCCGCTGCCGGCAGGGCTTTCTGCCGGCTTCCACGTTTAAGATTCCCAACACGCTGATCGGGCTGGAAACCGGGGTCGTGCGCGACACGGCCGAGGTGTTCCGCTGGGACGGAGTGACGCGCAGCTTTCCGCAGTGGAACCGGGATATGAGCTTTGCTCAGGCCCTACGGGTATCCTGCGTGCCGTGCTACCAGCAGCTGGCCCGGCGCGTGGGCGCCGAGCGGTATCAGCAGTGGCTGCCCCGGCTGCGGTTTGGCAGCATGCGTGTGACGCCCGCCTCCGTAGACACCTTCTGGCTTACGGGCCCCTCGCGCATCACGCAGTTCGAGCAAATCGACTTTTTGCAGCGCCTGCAGCGCGGAAAGCTCCCGGTAGCCCGCCGCACCCAAGACCTGACTAAAAATATGCTAATCCTGAGCCGTGGTCCGGGCTGGGTACTGCGCGGCAAAACCGGCTGGACCATGCAGCAGGGCCACGACAATGGCTGGTTTGTGGGCTGGGTAGAGCAGAATGGGAAAGCCTATTTCTTTGCCCTGAACGCTGAGCCCGCCGACGGTAAGCCCGCCACCGCGCAATTCGTACAAGGCCGCCGCGCCATTACTGAGCAGATTCTGCAGCGCGAATTCGGGCTCTTGGCCGGACCAGCAAAGTAA
- a CDS encoding RBBP9/YdeN family alpha/beta hydrolase: protein MPITLLTVPGLGSSGPEHWQSIWEHLYGYRRVEQQDWDAPQRAEWVETLNQAVAAAPGPVVLAAHSLACSTIGFWAGQHDTGKVQGALLVAPADTDRPDFPAEAVGFAPMPLQRLPFPSIVVASGNDEYVTLTRAAEFARSWGSRLVDVGNLGHINSASGLGAWPAGHALLQELRSSGTSR from the coding sequence ATGCCTATTACCCTATTGACTGTGCCTGGACTGGGTAGCTCCGGCCCCGAGCATTGGCAAAGCATCTGGGAACACCTGTACGGCTACCGGCGCGTGGAGCAGCAGGATTGGGACGCGCCCCAGCGCGCCGAGTGGGTCGAAACGCTAAACCAAGCCGTGGCCGCAGCCCCGGGTCCGGTGGTGCTGGCCGCGCACAGCCTGGCTTGCAGCACCATTGGCTTCTGGGCCGGGCAGCACGATACGGGCAAAGTGCAAGGAGCCCTGTTGGTAGCTCCCGCCGACACCGACCGGCCCGACTTCCCGGCGGAGGCCGTGGGCTTCGCGCCCATGCCCCTGCAGCGGCTGCCATTTCCCAGCATTGTGGTAGCCTCCGGCAACGACGAGTACGTGACGCTGACCCGGGCCGCCGAGTTTGCCCGGAGCTGGGGCAGCCGGCTGGTCGACGTGGGCAATTTGGGCCATATAAACTCCGCTTCCGGCCTAGGCGCATGGCCCGCCGGCCACGCCTTGCTGCAGGAATTACGCAGTAGCGGCACGTCCCGCTAA